GATCTCTGGGTGGGGCGAGCCCATCGTAGAGGGCCGCGCTTTGACGGTTGCGACGGCTATCGAAGAGCTGAAGCGTTATCTGATCGGCGAAGATCCGCTGCGCATCGAGCATCACTGGCAAATCATGTACCGCGGCACGTTCTACCGCGGCGGTCCGGTTCTCGTCAGCGCGATAAGCGGCATTGAGCAGGCTCTTTGGGATATAAAGGGCAAGTTCTACAACATGCCTGTTTATGAAATGCTGGGCGGGCGGGTCCGCGACAAGATCCGCATGTACAGCCATTGCGGCGGCGCAACGCCGGAGGAATTTGCCGCGAACGCGAAGAAGCGAGTGGCCGCGGGCTTTCAGGCCATCAAGACCGGCGTGGACGCGCCTGTCCGCAACGTGGACTCGCTTGCTTTCGTCGAGAGCCAAGTGAACAAGTTTGCTGCCGCGCGGGAGGCGGTTGGCAGCGGCGTTGATATCGCCATCGACTTCCACGGGCGCGTCAGCCCGGCAATGGCCATCCGTTTGGCCGCCGCGCTTGAACCGTATTACCCGATGTTTATCGAGGAGCCATGCCTGCCGGAAAACGTGGACCAGCTGCTGCGCGTCGCCGAATCGACAAGTATTCCAATAGCAACCGGCGAGCGCCTGTTTACGCGTTGGGGCTTCCGCGAGGCACTCGAAAAAGGTGCCGTTGCTATCGTGCAGCCTGACTTGTGCCATGCCGGCGGCATCTTCGAAGGCCGCAAAATCGCCGCCATGGCGGAAACCTACTATGCTTCCGTCGCTCCGCATAATCCGCTTGGACCGATCTCGCTCGCGTCCTGCTTGCAGCTTGATGCCTGCACGCCAAACTTCCTCATTCAGGAGCATCCTTCCATGGCGGAGAAGTGGGATCTGGGCGAAGGCTACTTAAGCAAGCCGTTCGAAGTAATCGACGGCCATGTCGCCATCCCGGAAGGACCGGGACTTGGCATTGAAATAAACGAAGAAGCGCTGATCGAACGCAGCTTCGGAGGCGATTGGGATACGCCGCGGCTGGCCTATGACGACGGTTCGTTCGCGGAATGGTAACAGGCTTTGTACCGCACCTTCCCTTATTGGAGAGAAGGTGCGTTTTATTGCGAGCCGCGGGGACAGCCAAATAAGACGGAAAAACCGAGCTACAGCGTGTTTGTGCATTAGGCCGAGTAGGGGAGCAGCTAAATAAGACGGAAAAACCGTGTTACAGCGTGTTTTGGCGTTAGGCCGAAGAGGAAAGTCGCCGTGTAAGACGGAAAAACCGTGTTACAGTGAGTTTGTGCGTTAGGCCGCAAGAGGAAACAGCCGAATAAGACGGAAAAACCGAGTTACAGTGTGTTGGACGTAAGGCCGAGTGGGGAAGCAGCTAAATAAGACGGGAAAACGGAAAGACGGACCAGCACAATGCTGTGTCCGTCTTTTTTTCTGTTTAGACAAGCTGCTTCCAAATACCGTAGCCGTACCCCGGGAGCCGCAGCTGCAGCTTCCCGGCTGCCGGCTCAAGCCGCTGCTCATCGCCGAGCAGCGACACCCAGCTGCCGCCGGATGGCACGGCGGCAACGGCCTCGCGCCCTCGCGCATTCATCGCGACGAGGATGCGCTCGTCCCCCTCGCGGCGTTCGTATACGATAACGCCGCCGTCTTCGCCATCCGCTGCCTGCAGGAAGCGGATGTCTGCGCTGCGCAGCGCGGCGTGCTTGCTCCGCAGCGCAAGCGCCTGCTTATAGAATGCGAGCAGCTCCCGATCCTGCTGCTCCGGTTCCCACACCATGCATTTCCGGCAGTCGGGATCGCCATCGCCGTCCATGCCTACTTCATCGCCGTAATAAATGCACGGCGTACCCGGATAGGTCAGCTGGAACAGAGCCGCCAGCTTCATCGAATCCGCGTCATCGCCGCAAATCGTCAGTAGGCGCGGAGTATCATGGCTGTCCAGCAGGTTGAATGCCGTCTCCGTTACCTGCTGCGGATAAGCGGCAAGCTGCCGGCCAATGGCATCGGCAAAGGTTTTGCCGTTAATCGTCTGATGTCCGAAGAAGTCGAGCACCGCATTCGTAAACGGATAGTTCATCACCGCGTCGAACTGGTCGCCCTCCAGCCACATCATCGCGTCATGCCAGATCTCGCCGAGGATATACGCATCCGGCTTTACGGATTTCACTGCTTGGCGGAACTCCCGCCAGAACTGATGATCCACCTCGTTGGCCACGTCAAGCCGCCAGCCGTCGATTCCGATTTTCTCAATCCAATAACGCGCCACATTGAATAAGTAGGCTTTCACGTCCGGATTTTCCGTATTCAGCTTAGGCATCATCGGCTCAAAGGCAAATGTCTCGTAAGTAGGGATGCCGTCCTCAATCCGGAGCGGCCATTCCCGCACATGGAACCAGTTCGCATAGACGGATTTCTCGCCATTTTTAAGCAGATCCGCAAAAGGAGGGAACGTACGGCCCGCATGGTTAAACACCGCATCCAGCAGCAACCGGATTCCGCGCTTGTGACATTCCTCGACTAGCTCCTTCAGCTTCTCGTTTGTGCCAAAATGACGGTCCACCTGCATATAGTTCTCGGTATCGTATTTATGATTGGTTGTTGCTTCAAACAGCGGGGTGAAATAGACCGCGTTAATGCCAAGCTCGGCCAAATAGTCCAGATGATCCAGCACGCCTTGCAGGTCTCCCCCGAAGAAATTTGTTGGCGTTGGTTTGCCGCCCCAGGCTTCCGTTGTTTCCGGGTTCAGCGAAGGATCACCGTTTGCGAAACGCTCCGGGAAGATCTGATAGAACACCGCGTCCTTCACCCAAGCCGGAGGGGAGAACACATCCACCGGGTTAATGTAAGGGAAGTCGAAAAACGTATTTGGATTATCCGGCAGCTCGGCCGGAAAGCCGCTCTCCGTCATAATCACCGTTTCATCGCCATCCGTCAGGCGGAACGCATACCGAAGCCGGCGGAAGGGAGGGGTGATGGAAGCTTCCCAGTAATCAAAAAGCGCATCCGAGGATAGTACGGCCATGTCGGTGATCGTAAACGTTCCAGCCCAGTTGTACTTGTCTCCGGCAATGAGCTCCACGCTCCGGGCATCGCTTTTTTTCGTGCGAATCCGGATATGCAGGGTGGTATGGTTATAAGCGTAAGCCCAGTTTTGCTTCGGCCTGTGATAGATCGCTTCCAGCAGCATAAGGTAAAATCACTCCAATCGGATAGTGGGGTAGAAAACAGAAAAAGGCACAACCTGCTAATTATAATAATCAGCGAGGTTGTACCTTTATAGGTAGCATTGCCTTTAAATTGTCGTTCGAACTTCCTCATTATACTATGAACCGTCCGAACGGGCCACAGGCAATCCCGAATTTATAAAATCTTAAGCATGCACCGCGTCATGGCTTTGCGCTTCAAGGAAGCGTTCCGCATCCAGAGCTGCCATACAGCCGCTGCCTGCCGCAGTAATCGCTTGACGGTATTGACGGTCTTGTACGTCGCCGCATGCGAATACGCCAGGAATGTTGGTCTCCGAAGTGCCGGGCTTCACGATGATGTAGCCTTGCTCGTCGGTGTCGATTTGGCCGCTGAGGAATTTCGTGTTAGGCGTATGGCCGATCGTGATGAACACGCCGTCCGCTTCTACGAATTCTTCTTCGCCGGTTGCGTTGTTGCGTACTTTCAGACCTTTCAGACCCATTTCGCCAGGAACGACTTCAAGCGGAGTCTTGTTCAGGTTCCAGCTGATTTTTTCGTTCGCGCGTGCGCGGTCCTGCATGATTTTCGAAGCGCGGAGCTCTTCGCGACGGTTAACAACCGTTACTTCGGAAGCAAAGCGAGTCAGGAACACCGCTTCTTCCATTGCGGAGTCGCCGCCGCCTACGATGATAAGCTTTTTGTTGCGGAAGAAGAAGCCGTCGCAAGTTGCGCAAGTGCTGACGCCGCGGCCGATGTTTTCTTGCTCGCCCGGAATGCCGAGGTATTTCGCGGAAGCGCCTGTCGAGAGAATGACGGATTCGGCCTGAATCTCGCCAATGCCTTCAACGTCGAGCGTATAAGGACGTTTGCTGAAGTCGACGCTTTTTACGGAGCCGTTGCGGAAGGATGCGCCGAAACGCTGCGCTTGCTTGCGCATATTGGACATCAATTCGCTGCCAAGAATGCCTTCAGGGAAGCCCGGGAAGTTCTCGATTTCCGTTGTTGTTGTGAGCTGACCGCCTGGCTGCCAGCCTTCAATAACGAGAGGCTCCATATTTGCGCGCGCCAGATAGATCGCCGCCGTTAATCCGGCAGGGCCGGTACCGATAATGACTGTTTTGTACATGAAGAATTCCTCCACTCAATCTATATGTTGTTGGTATATGTCGCAATTTCTAGTTTAAAATTATTACAATCTGTAAACTTTGTCAACACAGTTCATCTTATTTTCATCTAGATGTATTATTGTAGAAAGATAGTGTACAGGAGGTGCTCCATTATGCCGAAAATACTCGTCGTGGATGACGATCCCAATATACGCGAGCTGGTCAGCTTGTTTTTGCGGAGAGAAGGTTACGAAGTGATTGAAGCCACCAACGGAGAAGATGCGTTAAACCGTTTGGAGGCGGTCAAGCCGGATCTCGCGGTGATTGACGTGATGATGCCCAAAATGGACGGCTGGGCCTTATGCTCGGCTTTGCGCGAGTCGTTCGACATGCCGCTCTTGATGCTGACGGCCAAGGGCGAGACGGCTCATAAAGTGAAAGGCTTTGAGCTTGGCGCCGATGATTATGTTGTGAAGCCGTTTGATCCGCCGGAGCTGATCGTCAGGGTCAAGGCTCTTCTTAAGCGGTACCGCATTGCTTCCTCGCAGGTAGTGGAGCTGGGCGGACTTTCGATGAACCGCTCGGACTTCCAGCTTGTCGCGAACGGCGAGAAGATCCTGCTGCCGCCGAAGGAATTCGAATTGCTCTTCAAGCTGGCAAGCTATCCGGGCAAGACCTTCACGAGGGAGCATCTGATCGAGCAGCTGTGGGGGATGAACTACGAAGGGGACGAGCGTACGGTTGACGTACATATTAAGCGGCTTCGCGAGCGGTTCCCGGAGGAGGATTTTGGCTTCCGCATCGTAACGATCCGCGGCCTTGGCTACCGATTGGAGGAGCGGGCATGATCCGCAGCTTATATGTAAGAATAGCGGTGACTTTTCTGGTCATCGTATTAGTAAGTATTAGTATTGCCTATTATACGGCTAACCAGCTGTTCAGGCGGGATCTGCAGGGGCAGAATGGCTTGGAGGAAATGATGATTACCCGGCTGGAGCGGTTGTACAACGATTCGTCTCCGCGCTCCTTGCCGATGTTCCTTGAGCAGGTCTCGAGTCTTCAGGAGATGTCGATCGTTGCGGTTAACCGGAACGGGCTTGTTATTCAAGTCGGACGGACGAGCCGGGCGATTGTGAATCATTTGACTTATAAGACGGTCGAGAACATTTTTGGAGGCAAAACGGAAAGGGTAAACTACGCGGACGAGCATCAGAGCGGGCCGCCTTCTCCTCCGGCATACGGACGCTTGGCTCAATTCGGCAATACGGAATGGGCCGTATTTATTACCCCGGATCATGTCCGGCAGGTCCGAAGCTTCCAACGGAATACGTTCACCATTCTGATTACGCTGCTGGTTGTCGGCTGTATTCTGATCCTGTTCGCTGCCCGTTATCTGGTGAAGCCGCTCAAAATGATGACGGCCGCCACAACCCGCATAGCCAAAGGCGACTTTGGCGTACAGCTTCCGATGTCGCACAAGAACGAGCTGGGCGAGCTTGCGGACAGCATTAACAGGATGGCGCATAGCTTGTCGCAGCTGGAGACGATGCGACGCGATTTCGTATCCAACGTATCGCATGAAATCCAGTCTCCGCTCACCTCAATCGGGGGGTTTGCCGAGGCGCTGCGCAGCGAGGATTTGACGGAAGGGGACCGGAATCGTTATGTTGGTATTATTAAGCAGGAGAGCAGCCGTCTATCCCGCTTAAGCGAAAATCTGCTGAAGCTGGCATCACTCGATTCCGAGCATCACCCGTACAAGCCGGTCACCTACCGGCTGGACAGGCAGCTCCGCGACGTCGTCTTGTCCTGTGAGCCGACCTGGCTTGCGAAGCGGCTGACGGTAGAGCTGTTAATGGAAGAAACCGTGATTAAAGCCGACGAGGATCAGTTGAGCCAGGTATGGATCAACCTGCTTACCAACAGCATTAAATTTACGCCGGAGGAAGGCAAAATCTCGTTCCAGCTGTCGGAGAAAAACGGCTATGCCGTCGTCCGAATCTCCGATACGGGCAGCGGAATACCGGAGGAGGAACGGGACCGGGTATTTGAACGGTTTTACAAAATCGATCCGTCGAGGGACCGTTCCGAGGGCGGAAGCGGGCTTGGCTTATCTATTGTGAAGAAGATTATCGACATTCATGGCGGAACGATCGAGATCGAGGACGCGGAGCAAGGGGCGGTATTTGTCGTCCGGCTGCCGCTGAACGCAGAACCGCCAATGTGAAACAAGAAAGGGTGACGGCCATGTTTCATGAGAAGAAGAGGCAGCAGGTACGCAAAGCCATTATTCCGGCAGGGGGACTCGGTACGCGATTCCTGCCCGCTACCAAGGCGCAGCCGAAGGAAATGCTTCCGATTATCGATAAGCCGGCTATTCAATATATTGTAGAAGAAGCGGTGCAGTCCGGCATCGACAGCATCATTATCGTCAGCGGGAGGCATAAGCGGGCGATCGAGGACCATTTTGACAAATCTTATGAATTGGAAAAAGAACTCGAGGAACGCGGCAACGAAGAGATGCTCGCCATCGTCCGGGATATCTCGCATCTGGCCGATATCTATTACGTCCGTCAGAAGGAGCCGCTTGGGCTTGGACATGCTGTTCTATGCGCGCGGCGTTTTATCGGGGACGAGCCGTTTGCGGTGCTGCTTGGCGATGACATCCTGCGTTCCGAGCCGCCATGCCTGCAGCAGATGATCCATCAGTACGAGGAGACGGGCTCCTCGGTTGTCGCCCTGATGGAAGTGCCTTGGAATCAGACGCATAAATACGGCATCGCTGCTTTTGATAACGCTGATCCTTCCCGTAACCGCATTCTTGACCTGATCGAAAAGCCTGCGCCAGGGCAGGCGCCATCCAATTGGGCGGTCGTTGGGCGGTATGTGCTGGATCCGGCGATCTTCGAGCTGCTGGAGCATGCTAGGCCCGGCAAGGCCGGGGAAATTCAGCTGACGGACAGCCTTCAGCAGCTGAATCATTTCGCTCCGATTCTGGCGCATCGCTTCACGGGCAAACGCCATGACGTGGGCGATAAGCTGGGCTTCGTGAAAGCGACGATTGATTTCGCCCTGGAGCGGGAGGATCTGTCGGAGGAAGTCCGCAAATATTTGCGCGAGCGCCTCGGCTAAGGATAGGAAAAGTACGCTGCTGTGAAGGGGGAAACCCCTACGCAGCAGCGTTTTTTATTATTCTCGTAAGATATCTCTATCTTATTGCCGAACCGACACAGCCAACAAATCCACGACGGCAGCCATTGCCTACATTGGATTTGCTCCATTAAAATTAGTCATTTAAGCTACTTCGCATGTTCTAGAGAGATTTTCCTCCAACGGTATATTTTCCAGCGTAGTTTTTCGTAAAAAAAGCAAAGCCCTCAACACGAGGGCTTTGCCGAATCTGTCTATTATTTATTGCGCTGCCGTCTCATTCAACGCCGTTTCCGTAATCGGGTTACGTTTAATTTTTATTTCCTGGAACGTAATTTTGTTGTCGAGAATATAGTCCGGGATGTTGCGGTGTTTATGCGATTCGCGGAACGCTTCGCTTTTGGTCCACGCCTGGAAAGCATCCTTGGAAGTCCAGCGGGTAACAACGGCTACCTCGTCATACTCTTTCAGATTTTGCGTCCACAATACCTCGAGTCCGAGGAAGCCCTCCATCTGTTCTACCTTGCCAATCCGGTCAAAACGTTCAACAAGCTTGTCACCGCTGCCTTTTACGATCTGCGACGTGTTCGTTACAATAATCATCGTTTGTTCCTCCTCGTTTTGTTTTCGAACCGGAATAATAACGGGGTAATGGCCGTCGAAGCTGACCTTTGCCTCCAGTTCATACACTTCTCTCATGAATCCTTTAGATAATACGTTCTTAGGCTCGCCGGCCGAATGAATCTCTCCATCCTTCATCGCAATCAGATGATCGCAATAAGCGGCAGCCTGCTGCAGGTCATGCAATACCATAACAATCGTTGTCTGCTGCTGTCGGTTAAGACTGACAAGCGCTTCAAGCACTTCAAGCTGATGCGCGATATCCAGATACGTCGTTGGTTCGTCCAGCAGAAGCAGTCCGGTCTTCTGGGCGAGCGCCATGGCGATCCGGGCTTTCTGCTGCTCCCCTCCGGAGAGGGTGGCAAACATGCGGTCGTCATGCCGTCTGATTCTCATCAGGCGCATCGCCCATTCGATCACGTCGTGATCTTCCTTGGAGAGCTTCTGCGAGAACATGGACCGGTGAGGGGACCGGCCGTATTCGATTAATTCCCGGACCGTGACATTAGGCATAAACTCCTTGGACTGCGGGAGCATGGAGACCGCCTTGGCGAAATCTGCCCTGGAATAATG
This region of Paenibacillus sp. JDR-2 genomic DNA includes:
- the dgoD gene encoding galactonate dehydratase codes for the protein MKITDMKLYHVKPRWLFLKIETDEGISGWGEPIVEGRALTVATAIEELKRYLIGEDPLRIEHHWQIMYRGTFYRGGPVLVSAISGIEQALWDIKGKFYNMPVYEMLGGRVRDKIRMYSHCGGATPEEFAANAKKRVAAGFQAIKTGVDAPVRNVDSLAFVESQVNKFAAAREAVGSGVDIAIDFHGRVSPAMAIRLAAALEPYYPMFIEEPCLPENVDQLLRVAESTSIPIATGERLFTRWGFREALEKGAVAIVQPDLCHAGGIFEGRKIAAMAETYYASVAPHNPLGPISLASCLQLDACTPNFLIQEHPSMAEKWDLGEGYLSKPFEVIDGHVAIPEGPGLGIEINEEALIERSFGGDWDTPRLAYDDGSFAEW
- a CDS encoding alpha-glycosidase; translated protein: MLLEAIYHRPKQNWAYAYNHTTLHIRIRTKKSDARSVELIAGDKYNWAGTFTITDMAVLSSDALFDYWEASITPPFRRLRYAFRLTDGDETVIMTESGFPAELPDNPNTFFDFPYINPVDVFSPPAWVKDAVFYQIFPERFANGDPSLNPETTEAWGGKPTPTNFFGGDLQGVLDHLDYLAELGINAVYFTPLFEATTNHKYDTENYMQVDRHFGTNEKLKELVEECHKRGIRLLLDAVFNHAGRTFPPFADLLKNGEKSVYANWFHVREWPLRIEDGIPTYETFAFEPMMPKLNTENPDVKAYLFNVARYWIEKIGIDGWRLDVANEVDHQFWREFRQAVKSVKPDAYILGEIWHDAMMWLEGDQFDAVMNYPFTNAVLDFFGHQTINGKTFADAIGRQLAAYPQQVTETAFNLLDSHDTPRLLTICGDDADSMKLAALFQLTYPGTPCIYYGDEVGMDGDGDPDCRKCMVWEPEQQDRELLAFYKQALALRSKHAALRSADIRFLQAADGEDGGVIVYERREGDERILVAMNARGREAVAAVPSGGSWVSLLGDEQRLEPAAGKLQLRLPGYGYGIWKQLV
- the trxB gene encoding thioredoxin-disulfide reductase encodes the protein MYKTVIIGTGPAGLTAAIYLARANMEPLVIEGWQPGGQLTTTTEIENFPGFPEGILGSELMSNMRKQAQRFGASFRNGSVKSVDFSKRPYTLDVEGIGEIQAESVILSTGASAKYLGIPGEQENIGRGVSTCATCDGFFFRNKKLIIVGGGDSAMEEAVFLTRFASEVTVVNRREELRASKIMQDRARANEKISWNLNKTPLEVVPGEMGLKGLKVRNNATGEEEFVEADGVFITIGHTPNTKFLSGQIDTDEQGYIIVKPGTSETNIPGVFACGDVQDRQYRQAITAAGSGCMAALDAERFLEAQSHDAVHA
- a CDS encoding response regulator transcription factor translates to MPKILVVDDDPNIRELVSLFLRREGYEVIEATNGEDALNRLEAVKPDLAVIDVMMPKMDGWALCSALRESFDMPLLMLTAKGETAHKVKGFELGADDYVVKPFDPPELIVRVKALLKRYRIASSQVVELGGLSMNRSDFQLVANGEKILLPPKEFELLFKLASYPGKTFTREHLIEQLWGMNYEGDERTVDVHIKRLRERFPEEDFGFRIVTIRGLGYRLEERA
- a CDS encoding sensor histidine kinase, with amino-acid sequence MIRSLYVRIAVTFLVIVLVSISIAYYTANQLFRRDLQGQNGLEEMMITRLERLYNDSSPRSLPMFLEQVSSLQEMSIVAVNRNGLVIQVGRTSRAIVNHLTYKTVENIFGGKTERVNYADEHQSGPPSPPAYGRLAQFGNTEWAVFITPDHVRQVRSFQRNTFTILITLLVVGCILILFAARYLVKPLKMMTAATTRIAKGDFGVQLPMSHKNELGELADSINRMAHSLSQLETMRRDFVSNVSHEIQSPLTSIGGFAEALRSEDLTEGDRNRYVGIIKQESSRLSRLSENLLKLASLDSEHHPYKPVTYRLDRQLRDVVLSCEPTWLAKRLTVELLMEETVIKADEDQLSQVWINLLTNSIKFTPEEGKISFQLSEKNGYAVVRISDTGSGIPEEERDRVFERFYKIDPSRDRSEGGSGLGLSIVKKIIDIHGGTIEIEDAEQGAVFVVRLPLNAEPPM
- the galU gene encoding UTP--glucose-1-phosphate uridylyltransferase GalU, giving the protein MFHEKKRQQVRKAIIPAGGLGTRFLPATKAQPKEMLPIIDKPAIQYIVEEAVQSGIDSIIIVSGRHKRAIEDHFDKSYELEKELEERGNEEMLAIVRDISHLADIYYVRQKEPLGLGHAVLCARRFIGDEPFAVLLGDDILRSEPPCLQQMIHQYEETGSSVVALMEVPWNQTHKYGIAAFDNADPSRNRILDLIEKPAPGQAPSNWAVVGRYVLDPAIFELLEHARPGKAGEIQLTDSLQQLNHFAPILAHRFTGKRHDVGDKLGFVKATIDFALEREDLSEEVRKYLRERLG
- the isdG gene encoding heme oxygenase — encoded protein: MTAAETKGLTLERGMFKLTDVNAIIPKGKITAIVGPNGSGKSTLLSLITGLSSPDEGSITILGKPAEHYSRADFAKAVSMLPQSKEFMPNVTVRELIEYGRSPHRSMFSQKLSKEDHDVIEWAMRLMRIRRHDDRMFATLSGGEQQKARIAMALAQKTGLLLLDEPTTYLDIAHQLEVLEALVSLNRQQQTTIVMVLHDLQQAAAYCDHLIAMKDGEIHSAGEPKNVLSKGFMREVYELEAKVSFDGHYPVIIPVRKQNEEEQTMIIVTNTSQIVKGSGDKLVERFDRIGKVEQMEGFLGLEVLWTQNLKEYDEVAVVTRWTSKDAFQAWTKSEAFRESHKHRNIPDYILDNKITFQEIKIKRNPITETALNETAAQ